The Halalkalibacter krulwichiae genome has a segment encoding these proteins:
- the recF gene encoding DNA replication/repair protein RecF (All proteins in this family for which functions are known are DNA-binding proteins that assist the filamentation of RecA onto DNA for the initiation of recombination or recombinational repair.) yields MNLKQLSLKQFRNYKSVELSFDQQVNVFIGENAQGKTNIIEAIYVLALAKSHRTSKDKELIGWGEEFARIHGKMERRSGQVDLELILSTKGKKGKVNGLEQKKLSEYIGAANVVMFAPEDLNLVKGSPQVRRRFLDMEMGQISRVYLHHLGLYQKVLQQRNHLLKSLQIGKGAKEMLDILTDQMIVLAAEVTKRRFGFIKQLQKWAEQIHHDISRGKEELEIRYLPSSNVSDEMDLSKIKEEFYRTYEKQKTREIQRGVTLFGTHRDDLGFFINGRDVQTFGSQGQQRTTALALKLAEIELIYSEIGDYPILLLDDVLSELDDYRQSHLLQTIQDRVQTFVTTTNISGIDQRTLDQAKIWNVSEGTIAH; encoded by the coding sequence TTGAATTTGAAGCAGCTAAGTCTTAAACAGTTCCGGAATTATAAAAGCGTGGAACTCTCATTTGATCAGCAAGTAAATGTCTTTATTGGAGAAAATGCACAAGGGAAGACCAATATCATTGAGGCCATCTATGTTCTTGCATTAGCGAAATCTCACCGTACTTCAAAAGATAAAGAACTAATCGGTTGGGGAGAAGAGTTTGCTAGGATTCATGGGAAGATGGAGAGAAGATCGGGTCAAGTTGATTTAGAGTTGATTTTGTCCACAAAAGGAAAAAAAGGAAAAGTGAATGGGCTCGAACAAAAAAAGCTAAGTGAATATATCGGTGCTGCAAATGTCGTAATGTTCGCGCCGGAAGACCTCAACCTTGTAAAAGGAAGCCCGCAAGTGAGAAGAAGGTTTTTGGATATGGAAATGGGACAAATTAGCCGAGTCTACTTGCACCATCTTGGTCTTTACCAAAAAGTACTCCAGCAACGAAATCACCTTCTTAAATCTCTCCAGATTGGCAAGGGAGCCAAGGAGATGTTAGATATACTTACAGATCAAATGATTGTGTTAGCTGCAGAAGTGACGAAAAGAAGGTTTGGCTTTATTAAACAGCTACAAAAGTGGGCAGAACAAATTCATCATGATATTAGCAGAGGGAAAGAAGAATTAGAAATTCGCTATCTTCCATCTAGTAACGTATCAGATGAGATGGATTTGTCGAAAATAAAAGAAGAATTCTATCGAACGTACGAAAAGCAAAAAACGAGGGAAATTCAACGTGGGGTTACGTTGTTTGGTACCCACCGCGATGACCTGGGCTTTTTTATTAATGGTCGTGATGTTCAGACATTTGGTTCCCAAGGACAACAACGGACAACGGCTCTCGCTCTTAAATTGGCCGAAATCGAACTTATTTATTCAGAGATAGGAGATTATCCTATTCTTTTATTAGATGATGTTTTATCTGAACTTGATGATTATAGACAGTCACACCTTTTACAAACGATTCAAGACAGAGTGCAGACTTTCGTTACGACAACAAATATCAGTGGTATTGATCAACGAACACTTGATCAAGCGAAGATTTGGAATGTTTCAGAAGGTACAATAGCTCATTAA
- the remB gene encoding extracellular matrix regulator RemB, translating into MFIHLGGDVIIRAKDIIAILNWDVQEQSAITSVYLKEEVKKKKKIIISDDYIKSIVLTDDAVYYSPVSSLTLNRRAQGLAIMDLNVELEEELEP; encoded by the coding sequence TTGTTCATACATTTAGGTGGAGATGTCATTATTAGAGCAAAGGATATTATTGCAATCTTAAATTGGGATGTCCAAGAACAATCAGCAATTACAAGTGTGTATTTGAAAGAAGAAGTGAAAAAGAAGAAGAAAATCATCATATCTGATGATTATATTAAGTCCATTGTTTTGACCGATGATGCAGTTTATTATTCTCCAGTTTCTTCTTTAACGCTGAATCGCCGCGCTCAAGGTTTAGCGATTATGGACCTTAATGTAGAATTAGAAGAAGAGTTGGAACCGTAA
- the gyrB gene encoding DNA topoisomerase (ATP-hydrolyzing) subunit B yields the protein MKVNIVTNEQHSTQQSYDESQIQVLEGLEAVRKRPGMYIGSTSGRGLHHLVWEIVDNSIDEAMAGYCDTIKVIIEEDNSITVEDNGRGIPVGVHEKMGRPAVEVIMTVLHAGGKFGGGGYKVSGGLHGVGASVVNALSTVLEVNVHREGKIHYQKFNKGVPAADLEVIGETEKRGTVIHFKPDPEIFQETTVYEYDTLASRLRELAFLNKGLTIIIEDKREEGKEATYYYEGGIASFVEHLNRSREVLHDEPIHIESEKEGLTVEVAVQYNDSYTSNIYSFANNINTHEGGTHESGFKTGLTRVINDYARKNNLFKESDPNLTGEDVREGLTAIISVKIPDPQFEGQTKTKLGNSEARTITDSLFSEAFSRFMIENPQVAKKIVEKGLMASRAREAAKKARELTRRKSALEVSSLPGKLADCSSKDATISEIYIVEGDSAGGSAKQGRDRHFQAILPLRGKIINVEKARLDKILANNEIRAMITAFGTGIGDDFDIEKARYHKIIIMTDADVDGAHIRTLILTFFYRYMRPLIEHGYVYIAQPPLYKISQGREVSYVYSDKELEFTLKDIPNKDKIGIQRYKGLGEMNPQQLWETTMDPEHRTVLQVTLEDAMKADEIFEILMGDRVEPRRDFIQENAQYVQNLDI from the coding sequence ATGAAGGTGAATATAGTGACGAATGAACAACATTCTACACAACAATCTTATGATGAGAGTCAAATACAAGTATTAGAAGGGTTAGAAGCTGTCCGGAAACGCCCTGGTATGTATATTGGTTCAACAAGCGGACGTGGATTACATCATCTCGTTTGGGAAATAGTGGACAATAGTATTGATGAGGCAATGGCAGGCTACTGTGATACGATCAAAGTCATTATTGAAGAAGATAATAGCATCACAGTTGAAGATAATGGCCGTGGGATACCAGTTGGGGTTCACGAGAAAATGGGAAGGCCAGCTGTTGAAGTCATTATGACCGTGTTACACGCAGGTGGAAAGTTCGGCGGAGGAGGCTATAAAGTTTCCGGAGGATTACACGGTGTCGGTGCATCCGTTGTTAACGCTCTTTCTACTGTATTAGAGGTCAATGTGCATCGAGAAGGCAAAATTCATTACCAAAAATTCAATAAAGGTGTTCCAGCTGCTGATCTAGAGGTTATTGGTGAGACAGAGAAGCGTGGAACAGTGATTCACTTTAAACCTGATCCTGAAATTTTCCAAGAAACAACTGTTTACGAATATGATACGTTAGCGTCGCGTTTGCGTGAATTGGCTTTTTTAAATAAAGGGTTAACAATTATCATTGAGGATAAGCGAGAAGAAGGTAAGGAAGCAACATATTATTATGAAGGTGGAATAGCTTCATTTGTTGAACATTTAAATCGGTCTCGCGAAGTTCTACATGATGAACCTATTCACATCGAAAGTGAGAAGGAAGGTTTAACGGTTGAGGTAGCTGTTCAATACAATGACAGTTATACAAGTAATATATACTCGTTTGCTAATAACATTAATACGCATGAGGGTGGAACGCATGAATCTGGTTTTAAAACTGGATTAACAAGGGTTATTAATGATTATGCCCGTAAAAATAACCTTTTTAAGGAAAGTGATCCTAATCTAACAGGTGAGGATGTTCGTGAAGGTTTAACGGCAATTATCTCTGTGAAAATTCCAGATCCTCAGTTCGAAGGGCAAACGAAAACAAAGCTTGGGAATAGTGAAGCGAGAACGATAACGGACTCCCTCTTTAGTGAAGCCTTCTCTCGTTTTATGATAGAAAACCCTCAAGTTGCTAAAAAAATCGTAGAAAAAGGATTAATGGCTTCAAGAGCTCGAGAAGCAGCGAAGAAAGCTCGTGAATTAACTCGACGTAAAAGTGCATTAGAAGTTAGTTCTCTACCTGGAAAATTAGCAGATTGTTCATCTAAGGATGCTACGATTAGTGAAATTTACATTGTTGAGGGTGACTCTGCCGGAGGATCGGCAAAGCAAGGTCGTGATCGTCATTTCCAAGCAATTTTACCACTCCGTGGAAAGATTATTAATGTCGAGAAAGCTCGATTAGATAAGATTCTTGCGAATAATGAAATACGAGCAATGATCACAGCATTTGGTACTGGAATTGGCGATGATTTTGATATTGAGAAAGCTCGTTATCATAAGATTATTATAATGACGGATGCCGATGTTGATGGAGCACATATCCGTACATTAATTTTAACGTTCTTCTATCGTTATATGCGCCCACTCATTGAGCATGGTTATGTGTATATTGCCCAACCGCCACTTTATAAAATTAGTCAGGGCCGTGAAGTGAGTTATGTTTATTCAGATAAAGAACTTGAGTTTACATTAAAGGATATTCCAAATAAAGATAAAATAGGGATTCAACGTTATAAGGGATTAGGAGAGATGAATCCTCAGCAACTTTGGGAAACGACAATGGATCCTGAGCATCGTACAGTTCTTCAAGTTACGTTAGAAGATGCAATGAAAGCAGATGAAATCTTTGAGATCCTAATGGGTGACCGTGTGGAACCGCGTCGTGACTTTATTCAAGAGAACGCGCAGTACGTGCAAAATCTTGATATTTAA
- the gyrA gene encoding DNA gyrase subunit A, producing the protein MAEQDQSRVKERNISQEMKSSFMDYAMSVIVSRALPDVRDGLKPVHRRILFAMNELGMTSDKAYKKSARIVGEVIGKYHPHGDSAVYETMVRMAQDFSYRYMLVDGHGNFGSVDGDSAAAMRYTEAKMSKISMELVRDINKDTIDYQDNYDGSEREPVVLPARFPSLLVNGAAGIAVGMATNIPPHQLGEVIDGVLALSKDRDLTIQDLMEYIPGPDFPTGAEILGRSGIRKAYQTGKGSITLRAKSFIEEHNGKPRIIFTEIPYQVNKARLIEKIAELVRDKKIEGITDLRDESDRNGMRIVIELRRDANANVLLNNLYKQTALQSSFGINLLALVDGQPKVLNLKECLEHYLDHQVVVIRRRTAFELRKAEARAHILEGLRIALDHLDEVINLIRASQTTEIARNGLMERFELSYEQAQAILDMRLQRLTGLERDKIEGEYQELIARIAELKAILADNEKVLEIIREELLEVKEKFNDERRTVISMSEEQFEDEDLIPRTNIAITISHNGYIKRLPISTYRAQKRGGKGIQGMGTNDNDFVQHLFTTSSHHTILFFTNKGKVYRLKGYEIPELGRTAKGIPIINLLQIEQGEYVSTVIPIEEFTDDTYLFFLTKYGVAKRTELSSFANIRKGGLFAITLRDEDELHGVRLTDGNQELIIGTKQGMSIRFPETDVRLMGRTAAGVKGITLGEDDHVVGMDIIEEGHDVLIVTEKGYGKRTPIDEYRIQSRGGKGIKTCNITDRNGSLVSLKIVSSNHDIMIITVSGVIIRTQVEGISTTGRNTQGVTLIRVNEGEEVATVARVDIDDEDIEPEDGQLETNSEEEKLEPADEESPIEGEIKE; encoded by the coding sequence ATGGCTGAGCAAGATCAATCAAGAGTAAAAGAGCGGAATATTAGTCAAGAGATGAAGTCATCATTTATGGATTACGCAATGAGCGTTATCGTAAGCCGTGCATTGCCAGATGTACGAGATGGCCTAAAGCCAGTTCACCGCCGTATTTTGTTTGCGATGAATGAGCTAGGTATGACATCTGATAAAGCGTATAAGAAGTCTGCGCGTATCGTAGGTGAAGTAATTGGTAAGTATCACCCTCATGGTGATTCAGCTGTATATGAAACAATGGTACGGATGGCACAAGATTTTAGCTATCGTTATATGCTGGTTGATGGTCATGGGAACTTTGGGTCAGTTGATGGTGACTCTGCTGCTGCGATGCGTTATACAGAAGCGAAGATGTCGAAAATCTCAATGGAACTTGTTCGCGATATTAACAAAGATACGATCGATTATCAGGATAACTATGATGGAAGTGAACGTGAGCCTGTTGTTTTACCAGCCCGTTTTCCGAGTTTATTAGTGAATGGTGCAGCTGGAATTGCTGTAGGGATGGCAACAAACATTCCCCCTCACCAATTAGGAGAAGTAATTGATGGTGTTTTAGCTCTTTCCAAAGACAGAGACTTAACGATTCAAGATTTGATGGAATATATTCCAGGTCCGGATTTTCCTACTGGTGCTGAAATTTTAGGACGCTCTGGTATTCGTAAGGCGTACCAAACTGGAAAAGGTTCGATTACACTTCGCGCTAAATCATTTATTGAAGAACACAATGGTAAGCCGCGAATTATTTTTACGGAAATTCCTTATCAGGTAAACAAGGCAAGATTAATTGAGAAAATTGCTGAGTTAGTACGTGATAAAAAGATTGAAGGTATTACTGATTTACGTGATGAATCCGACCGAAATGGAATGAGGATTGTAATAGAGCTAAGGCGAGATGCGAACGCAAATGTTCTGTTGAATAACTTATATAAACAAACTGCACTTCAGTCTAGCTTTGGAATTAATTTACTAGCCCTCGTAGATGGACAACCTAAAGTATTAAACCTGAAAGAATGTTTGGAACATTATCTTGACCATCAGGTGGTTGTCATCAGACGTCGTACAGCCTTTGAGCTACGTAAGGCTGAAGCTCGTGCACATATTTTGGAAGGTTTACGAATTGCACTTGATCATTTAGATGAAGTCATCAATCTTATTCGGGCATCACAAACAACTGAGATAGCAAGAAATGGACTAATGGAGCGTTTTGAACTTAGTTACGAGCAGGCTCAAGCAATCTTGGATATGCGTCTTCAACGCTTAACTGGGTTAGAGCGTGATAAAATTGAAGGTGAGTACCAAGAACTAATTGCACGCATAGCTGAATTAAAAGCAATTCTAGCAGATAACGAAAAAGTTCTTGAAATTATCCGTGAAGAACTATTAGAAGTGAAGGAGAAGTTTAACGATGAGCGCCGTACCGTTATTTCGATGAGTGAAGAGCAATTTGAGGATGAGGATTTAATTCCACGTACTAATATAGCGATCACGATCTCTCATAATGGCTACATTAAGCGTCTTCCAATTTCGACGTATCGTGCACAAAAACGTGGAGGTAAGGGAATCCAAGGGATGGGTACGAATGACAATGATTTCGTTCAACATTTGTTTACAACTAGCTCCCATCACACCATTTTGTTCTTCACAAATAAAGGAAAAGTATACCGTTTAAAAGGCTATGAAATTCCTGAACTTGGACGAACAGCTAAAGGAATCCCGATTATCAATCTACTTCAAATTGAACAAGGGGAATACGTCAGTACGGTTATCCCAATTGAAGAATTCACTGATGACACTTATTTGTTCTTCTTAACAAAGTATGGGGTTGCTAAGAGAACAGAATTATCTTCTTTTGCAAATATTCGTAAAGGCGGACTATTTGCTATTACACTTCGCGATGAAGATGAATTGCATGGGGTACGACTTACTGATGGAAATCAGGAGTTAATCATTGGGACAAAACAAGGTATGTCGATTCGTTTCCCTGAAACGGATGTTCGTTTAATGGGGAGAACGGCAGCTGGTGTAAAAGGTATTACGCTAGGTGAAGATGACCATGTTGTTGGAATGGATATTATCGAAGAAGGACATGATGTTTTAATTGTCACGGAAAAAGGTTATGGAAAACGTACACCAATTGACGAGTATCGTATTCAGAGCCGTGGTGGAAAAGGAATTAAAACATGTAACATTACAGATAGAAACGGATCCTTAGTTTCATTAAAAATCGTTTCATCAAATCACGATATTATGATTATTACTGTAAGTGGTGTTATCATCCGTACTCAAGTTGAGGGGATCTCAACCACTGGACGTAACACTCAGGGGGTTACCTTGATAAGAGTGAACGAAGGAGAAGAGGTTGCGACTGTAGCGCGTGTTGACATTGATGATGAAGATATCGAGCCGGAAGACGGGCAACTTGAAACCAACTCTGAAGAAGAAAAGTTAGAACCAGCAGATGAAGAGTCGCCTATTGAGGGTGAGATTAAAGAATAA
- a CDS encoding HD-GYP domain-containing protein, whose translation MQLQKGCITTQDVLGLTDYPIIKKNTTLTDELIAILETFLVQEVEIEPFLANGKKFTPMAVNEIKDRSNKSETNEKEFIIEYLETVKAYKKLFLSWQAGLKVEMYDIRKIFVPLFNSAIKHSYVLPKLHHYSNKEDYLYHHCVYVGILAAVVGKNLHLDQREWLQIGFGGALADAGMARVAPTITKKAGALTAAEFEDVKKHPIYSYKMLMEVTGVSDITRLIVLQHHERYDGSGYPFTIGSKKIHLFSQIVAVADVYHAMTSERYYRIKRSPFQVLEDLSRQQFGKFDVRVIEALLQTLIRLSNGDRVRLTSGEEAEIMFVGPHNRTKPIIKIKPGGKIIDLNLTKLHIEEIL comes from the coding sequence GTGCAGTTACAAAAAGGATGTATTACAACTCAAGATGTCCTAGGTTTAACTGATTATCCAATTATTAAAAAGAATACGACTCTTACTGATGAACTAATTGCTATACTTGAAACTTTTTTGGTTCAAGAAGTCGAAATTGAACCATTCCTTGCTAACGGAAAAAAATTTACTCCTATGGCCGTGAACGAAATAAAAGATAGAAGCAACAAGTCAGAAACGAATGAAAAGGAATTTATAATTGAATATTTAGAGACTGTAAAAGCATATAAAAAGTTATTTCTTTCTTGGCAAGCTGGTTTAAAAGTAGAAATGTATGATATTAGGAAAATATTTGTTCCTTTATTTAATAGTGCAATTAAACATTCTTATGTTTTACCTAAGTTGCACCATTATAGTAATAAAGAAGACTATTTATATCATCATTGTGTGTATGTAGGAATTTTAGCAGCTGTTGTAGGTAAAAATCTTCACCTTGACCAACGAGAATGGTTGCAAATAGGTTTCGGAGGAGCACTTGCAGATGCGGGTATGGCACGAGTTGCGCCAACCATTACTAAAAAGGCAGGTGCTTTAACGGCAGCTGAATTTGAGGATGTAAAAAAACATCCGATATATAGTTATAAAATGTTAATGGAAGTTACAGGTGTCTCAGATATAACTCGTTTAATTGTATTGCAACATCATGAACGTTACGACGGGAGTGGTTATCCTTTTACTATAGGCTCTAAAAAAATTCATTTATTTAGTCAGATTGTGGCTGTTGCCGATGTCTATCATGCTATGACTTCAGAACGATATTATCGCATAAAGCGATCGCCTTTTCAGGTATTAGAGGACTTATCAAGACAACAATTTGGTAAATTTGATGTTCGAGTCATCGAGGCTTTGCTACAGACACTTATTAGACTTTCAAATGGTGATAGAGTTCGATTAACATCTGGAGAAGAAGCTGAAATAATGTTCGTAGGTCCGCATAACCGAACAAAACCAATTATAAAGATTAAGCCAGGTGGGAAAATAATTGATCTAAATCTAACGAAATTGCATATTGAAGAAATTCTATAA
- a CDS encoding YaaC family protein → MKLEHYDLFIPFYSSTYTSKFLLGKYEQKEITQAKTKSYQVSSSFMYHLQHGQLYFKQAQASPIEIKPVLLFYGYVQMLKACILTTNPNYPENSQVLAHGVTTRKRKKATYRFLEDEVKVQKNGLYSLFLDKMFHMKHLEGEKYQMVSLLLQIADMHELFLTLQNKKVSIKGSGNVKVNEIEIPSAILDLYHMTSNRFEQYLESLNPSYKGVKVIEQRQNLIIKFKKFPNKLHSFPFLFNTKEEIFIFTERQKLSDGSLPELATHFLLLYNLSMICRYEAEWWGDLIHTFDGVDYPFIAQYVNIVQNKIPSLIYSYLLG, encoded by the coding sequence ATGAAATTGGAACATTACGATTTATTTATCCCCTTCTATTCATCAACTTACACAAGCAAGTTTCTTTTGGGAAAATATGAACAAAAAGAGATTACTCAAGCAAAAACCAAAAGTTATCAAGTTTCCTCTTCGTTTATGTATCATTTACAACATGGACAACTTTATTTTAAGCAAGCCCAAGCTTCCCCAATTGAAATAAAACCAGTTTTATTATTTTATGGATATGTCCAAATGCTAAAAGCTTGTATTTTAACTACAAATCCGAACTACCCTGAAAATTCCCAAGTACTTGCACATGGTGTGACAACGAGAAAAAGAAAGAAAGCAACCTATCGCTTTCTAGAAGATGAAGTGAAAGTTCAAAAAAATGGCCTTTATTCTCTCTTTTTAGACAAAATGTTTCACATGAAACATTTGGAAGGTGAAAAATATCAAATGGTATCACTGTTGCTGCAAATCGCTGATATGCACGAGCTATTCTTAACTTTACAAAACAAGAAAGTTTCTATTAAAGGATCTGGAAATGTAAAGGTCAATGAGATTGAAATACCTTCCGCAATTCTTGATCTTTACCATATGACTTCAAATCGGTTTGAACAATATTTAGAATCACTTAACCCCTCATATAAAGGTGTAAAAGTAATAGAACAAAGACAAAATCTTATCATCAAATTCAAAAAATTCCCTAACAAGCTTCATTCTTTTCCTTTCTTATTTAATACAAAAGAAGAGATATTTATTTTTACTGAACGACAAAAATTAAGTGACGGTTCTTTACCTGAATTAGCTACTCATTTTTTACTCTTATATAATCTAAGCATGATCTGTCGATATGAGGCGGAATGGTGGGGAGATTTAATTCATACGTTTGATGGGGTCGATTACCCATTTATTGCACAATACGTGAACATCGTACAAAATAAAATCCCAAGCCTTATTTACAGTTATTTATTAGGTTAA
- the guaB gene encoding IMP dehydrogenase: protein MRENKFQKEGLTFDDVLLIPGKSEILPRDVSVKTKLSDNVQLNIPIISAGMDTVTEAKMAIAIAREGGLGIIHKNMSIEQQAEQVEIVKRSESGVITNPFYLTRDRQVFDAEHLMGKYRISGVPIVDEDQKLVGIITNRDLRFIEDYSIQIDEVMTKENLVTAPVGTTLNEAEKILQKYKIEKLPLVDGDGVLKGLITIKDIEKVIEFPNSAKDAQGRLLVGAAIGVSADADIRIKALVEAGVDCIVIDTAHGHSKGVLDKVRQVRSDYPDLTIVAGNVATAHATRDLIEAGASVVKVGIGPGSICTTRVVAGIGVPQVTAVFDCAMEAEKHGVPIIADGGIKYSGDIVKALAAGGHAVMLGSLLAGVSESPGDREIYQGRQFKVYRGMGSLGAMEKGSKDRYFQENAQKLVPEGIEGRIPYKGPLHDTIHQLVGGIRAGMGYCGTPTLEDLRENGEFIRITGAGLKESHPHDVQITKEAPNYSL from the coding sequence ATGCGGGAGAATAAATTTCAAAAAGAAGGTTTAACATTTGATGATGTTCTATTAATACCAGGTAAGTCTGAGATTTTACCGAGAGACGTTTCTGTTAAGACGAAGTTGAGTGATAATGTGCAGTTAAACATTCCTATTATTAGTGCTGGTATGGATACTGTTACTGAGGCGAAGATGGCTATTGCAATTGCACGTGAAGGTGGACTTGGAATCATTCATAAAAATATGTCGATTGAGCAACAAGCAGAACAAGTAGAAATTGTTAAGCGTTCTGAAAGTGGAGTTATTACAAATCCATTTTATTTAACAAGAGACCGCCAAGTTTTTGATGCAGAACATTTGATGGGAAAATACCGTATTTCTGGTGTCCCTATTGTTGATGAAGATCAAAAACTTGTCGGAATTATTACAAACCGTGATCTACGTTTTATTGAAGATTATTCAATTCAAATTGACGAAGTAATGACGAAAGAAAATCTTGTAACCGCTCCTGTTGGAACAACGCTTAATGAAGCAGAGAAAATTCTTCAAAAATATAAAATTGAAAAGTTGCCTCTTGTTGATGGAGATGGTGTATTAAAGGGACTTATTACAATTAAGGATATAGAAAAAGTAATTGAATTCCCTAACTCTGCAAAAGATGCACAAGGAAGACTATTAGTAGGTGCTGCAATTGGAGTTTCTGCAGATGCTGACATTCGTATTAAAGCTCTAGTCGAAGCCGGAGTAGATTGTATCGTAATCGATACGGCTCATGGTCACTCTAAAGGGGTTTTAGATAAGGTTCGTCAAGTTCGTTCAGACTATCCAGATTTAACAATTGTTGCTGGAAACGTTGCAACTGCACATGCGACACGTGATCTCATTGAAGCAGGAGCAAGTGTTGTAAAAGTTGGAATCGGACCTGGATCTATCTGTACAACTCGTGTGGTAGCTGGGATTGGAGTACCACAAGTAACAGCAGTTTTCGACTGTGCTATGGAAGCTGAAAAACACGGTGTGCCAATAATCGCTGATGGTGGAATTAAATACTCCGGCGATATCGTAAAAGCATTAGCGGCTGGTGGACATGCTGTTATGCTAGGAAGTCTCCTTGCAGGAGTTTCTGAAAGCCCTGGTGATAGAGAAATCTATCAAGGTAGACAATTCAAGGTATACAGAGGTATGGGTTCACTTGGAGCAATGGAAAAAGGAAGTAAGGATCGTTATTTCCAGGAAAATGCTCAGAAATTAGTTCCTGAAGGTATTGAAGGACGTATCCCTTATAAAGGACCATTGCACGATACGATTCACCAATTAGTTGGAGGAATTCGTGCAGGTATGGGGTATTGTGGTACACCAACACTAGAAGATTTAAGAGAAAATGGTGAGTTTATCCGTATTACAGGAGCTGGTTTAAAAGAAAGCCATCCGCATGATGTTCAAATTACAAAAGAGGCGCCGAACTACTCATTATAA
- a CDS encoding D-alanyl-D-alanine carboxypeptidase family protein, producing MMSVALVLTFYIQPQNVEASIDLNADAAILIDADSGKILYQKQIDSVLPIASMTKMMSQYLIFEAVEAGIISWDQEVPISDFAAELSHDKSLSNVSLRQDYAYTVKELYESVTIYSANASMIALADLIAGSETEFVKMMNAKAEELGLEDYEFVNSTGLNNSDLKGNHPGGTSPDAENVLSARATAKLAYHLIHNYPEIVETATIPTKDFQTGPDTFETMENWNWMVSGIKPDLERFAYDGIEGLKTGSTNTAGAAFTGVAKRGDLRLIAVVMRTPTREARFVETAKLFDYGFNRFSQVEVFSEGFVPEGEDLIPVVGGKDREVGVTTTAPLKSVVRTGEEENYSSQLVLDQSQLDEEGRLQAPFDAGHKVGTLELVYDGEDAEEFLYSNQGDAVDVVTSSAVEKAGWFSMTMRAVGGFFSGIWTGVVDTVKGWF from the coding sequence ATGATGTCAGTGGCGCTAGTATTAACATTTTATATTCAACCACAAAATGTTGAAGCGTCAATTGATTTAAATGCAGATGCGGCTATTCTAATTGATGCGGATAGTGGAAAGATTTTATACCAAAAACAGATTGATAGTGTTCTTCCAATTGCTAGTATGACTAAAATGATGAGTCAGTATTTAATCTTTGAAGCGGTTGAAGCTGGCATTATTTCATGGGATCAAGAAGTACCTATAAGTGATTTTGCTGCTGAACTTTCTCATGATAAAAGTCTATCAAATGTTTCATTAAGACAAGATTATGCTTATACAGTTAAGGAATTATATGAATCTGTAACAATCTATTCAGCAAATGCCTCAATGATTGCTCTTGCTGATTTGATTGCTGGTTCAGAAACTGAATTTGTAAAAATGATGAATGCTAAAGCAGAAGAATTAGGACTTGAGGATTATGAGTTTGTTAATTCGACAGGGCTTAATAATAGTGACCTAAAAGGAAACCATCCTGGAGGGACATCTCCAGATGCTGAAAATGTCTTATCTGCTCGTGCAACTGCAAAATTAGCTTATCATTTAATTCATAACTACCCAGAAATAGTAGAAACGGCTACGATTCCAACAAAGGATTTCCAAACTGGCCCAGATACGTTTGAGACTATGGAAAATTGGAACTGGATGGTTTCAGGAATTAAACCAGATTTAGAGCGTTTTGCTTATGATGGAATTGAAGGTTTAAAGACAGGTTCAACGAATACAGCTGGTGCAGCATTTACTGGAGTTGCTAAAAGAGGCGACTTACGTCTAATAGCTGTTGTAATGAGAACTCCTACAAGGGAAGCAAGATTTGTAGAGACAGCAAAGTTATTTGATTACGGTTTTAATCGATTTAGCCAAGTAGAGGTTTTCAGTGAGGGTTTTGTCCCTGAGGGTGAAGATTTAATCCCTGTAGTTGGCGGTAAGGATAGAGAGGTTGGTGTTACGACTACGGCTCCCCTTAAATCAGTAGTAAGAACTGGTGAGGAAGAGAACTATTCTAGTCAATTAGTACTTGATCAAAGTCAACTTGATGAAGAAGGTAGATTGCAAGCTCCATTTGATGCAGGTCATAAAGTAGGGACTCTTGAACTTGTTTACGATGGTGAAGATGCGGAAGAATTCCTATACTCTAATCAAGGTGATGCTGTTGACGTCGTAACAAGTTCAGCTGTCGAGAAAGCTGGATGGTTCTCTATGACGATGAGAGCGGTTGGTGGATTTTTCTCTGGTATATGGACTGGCGTTGTTGACACAGTAAAGGGTTGGTTTTAG